In the Scomber japonicus isolate fScoJap1 chromosome 18, fScoJap1.pri, whole genome shotgun sequence genome, one interval contains:
- the ilf3b gene encoding interleukin enhancer-binding factor 3 homolog isoform X1, producing MPPPMRHRSMRVFMNDDRHVMAKHSAIYPTQEELESVQNMVSHTERALKAVSDWLDKQEKGCTKSDSDSTDTDKESEHKEQATRSLRGVMRVGLVAKGLLLKGDLDLELVLLCKDKPTISLLKKVSENLVTQLKPVMEDKYVVTQNIRDASIVIKNTKEPPLTLTIHLTSPLVREEMERATTGETLSVNDPPDVLDRQKCLTALASLRHAKWFQARANGLRSCVIVIRILRDLCARVPTWSPLRGWPLELICEKAIGTGNRPMGAGEALRRVLECLASGILMAGTDAYAAGISDPCEKESTDAIGHLDQQQREDITASAQHALRLSAFGQLHKVLGMDPLPSKMPKKPRSETPIDYTVQIPPSTAYAPPMKRPIEEEEGIDDKSPNKKKKKLQKKSPEEKAEPPQSMNALMRLNQLKPGLQYKLISQTGPVHVPVFTMAVEVDGKTFEASGPSKRTAKLHVAVKVLQDMGLPTGVELKTAEPVKSEEAVAATTVEELRPAVTPIEMTAATTGTANADSTDAAEAARQQGPILTKHGKNPVMELNEKRRGLKYELISETGGSHDKRFVMEVEIDGQKFQGTGSNKKVAKAYAALAALERLFPEGSVAEAAKKKKGPPMHTPGFGMMGASGVGDAATPRGRGRGGRGRGRGRGFNNGGGYGQGGGFGTYGYGNSANSGYNYYNNGGTNGGAGASSSPSGGPPVSTSPGSAQGSYGTYYQNDGTYTATSAAKPHKKKPPMHKGTKSPFPGPPGVSGASAGGYQPSSPSGQGPYNQYGQGYGLGKKSFHQNQGGAGGYSYSTAYPSQVTGGAGGSQDYSYEGFNNQSNYNSQGAGGDNQGFGTNHSQYHNPVGYGRGDGNYQYR from the exons ATG CCTCCCCCAATGCGCCACCGCTCCATGCGAGTCTTCATGAATGATGACCGCCATGTTATGGCCAAACACTCCGCTATCTACCCAActcaggaggagctggagagcGTACAGAACATGGTGTCCCACACAGAGCGGGCCCTCAAGGCCGTCTCTGACTGGCTAGATAAGCAAGAGAAAGGATGTACTAAGTCTGACTcagacagcacagacactgATAAAGAGAG CGAGCACAAAGAACAGGCCACCCGTTCTCTGCGTGGCGTAATGAGGGTGGGCCTGGTTGCCAAGGGCCTGCTACTAAAGGGGGACCTGGACCTGGAGCTGGTGCTCCTCTGTAAGGACAAGCCTACCATCAGTCTGCTGAAGAAAGTGTCTGAAAACCTTGTTACGCAGCTCAAG CCTGTCATGGAAGACAAGTATGTGGTTACCCAGAATATCCGTGATGCCAGTATTGTAATCAAGAACACCAAGGAGccccctctcaccctcaccATCCACCTGACTTCCCCTTTGGTTCGTGAGGAGATGGAGAGGGCCACTACTGGAG AAACGCTTTCAGTCAACGATCCCCCGGATGTTCTGGACAGGCAGAAATGCCTAACTGCCTTGGCGTCTCTCCGCCACGCTAAGTGGTTCCAG GCTAGAGCCAATGGGCTGCGCTCCTGCGTCATCGTCATCCGTATCCTAAGGGACCTGTGCGCCCGTGTCCCCACGTGGTCTCCGCTTCGTGGCTGG CCACTGGAGCTGATCTGTGAGAAAGCCATCGGCACAGGAAACCGGCCCATGGGGGCAGGAGAAGCTCTGCGCAGAGTTTTAGAGTGTCTGGCTTCAGGAATCCTGATGGCAGGTACGGATGCAT ATGCTGCTGGAATCTCTGATCCATGTGAGAAGGAGTCCACAGATGCTATTGGTCACTTGGACCAACAGCAGAGGGAAGATATCACAGCCAGTGCACAA CATGCCTTAAGGCTGTCAGCTTTCGGACAGCTTCACAAAGTGCTCGGTATGGACCCTCTTCCCTCTAAGATGCCCAAGAAACCTCGCAGTGAGACTCCAATTGATTACACAG TACAAATCCCACCCAGTACAGCATATGCTCCACCAATGAAAAGGCCCatcgaggaggaggagggaatcGATGACAAGAGTCccaataagaagaagaaaaagctgcAAAAGAAAT CTCCAGAAGAGAAGGCTGAGCCTCCCCAGTCTATGAACGCCTTGATGAGGCTCAATCAGCTGAAGCCTGGTCTTCAGTACAAGTTGATATCCCAGACTGGCCCAGTTCATGTTCCCGTCTTCACTATGGCTGTAGAAGTGGATGGAAAAACATTTGAGGCTTCTGGTCCATCTAAACGCACTGCCAAGCTACATGTAGCTGTAAAG GTCCTCCAGGACATGGGTCTGCCCACAGGAGTGGAACTAAAGACTGCTGAACCGGTAAAATCGGAGGAAGCAGTCGCAGCTACCACTGTGGAAGAATTGAGGCCAGCAGTAACACCCATCGAAATGACTGCTGCCACCACAGGAACAGCCAATGCAGACAGTACTGATGCTGCAGAG GCTGCTCGCCAGCAGGGACCAATCCTCACGAAACACGGCAAAAACCCCGTGATGGAGCTGAACGAGAAGCGCCGTGGCCTGAAGTACGAACTCATCTCTGAGACCGGCGGCAGCCACGACAAGCGCTTCGTCATGGAGGTGGAGATTGATGGGCAGAAGTTCCAGGGGACTGGATCCAACAAGAAAGTGGCCAAGGCTTACGCTGCCCTGGCTGCTTTGGAGCGACTCTTCCCTGAGGGCTCCGTGGCTGAGGCtgctaagaaaaaaaagggaccaCCCATG CACACCCCAGGCTTCGGCATGATGGGAGCCTCTGGAGTCGGAGACGCAGCTACACCCAGGGGTAGAGGGAGAGGAGGGCGAGGTCGTGGAAGGGGCAGAGGCTTCAATAATGGTGGAGGCTATGGCcaaggag GTGGCTTTGGAACATATGGTTACGGGAACAGCGCTAACTCCGGATACA ATTACTACAACAATGGTGGCACAAACGGAGGAGCCGGGGCATCAAGCAGCCCATCAGGTGGCCCTCCGGTCAGCACATCACCAGGATCAGCACAGGGTTCCTACGGCACATACTACCAGAATGACGGAACGTACACTGCCACGTCTGCTGCAAAACCCCACAAAAAGAAACCCCCCATGCACAAAGGAACCAAGTCACCTTTTCCAGGTCCTCCAGGTGTAAGCGGTGCATCCGCAGGAGGCTACCAGCCCAGCAGCCCCTCAGGGCAGGGCCCTTATAACCAGTATGGCCAGGGCTATGGGCTGGGAAAGAAGAGTTTCCACCAGAACCAGGGGGGCGCCGGTGGATACTCGTACAGCACCGCCTACCCGAGCCAGGTGACGGGGGGTGCTGGGGGTAGCCAAGACTACAGTTATGAAG
- the ilf3b gene encoding interleukin enhancer-binding factor 3 homolog isoform X3, whose protein sequence is MPPPMRHRSMRVFMNDDRHVMAKHSAIYPTQEELESVQNMVSHTERALKAVSDWLDKQEKGCTKSDSDSTDTDKESEHKEQATRSLRGVMRVGLVAKGLLLKGDLDLELVLLCKDKPTISLLKKVSENLVTQLKPVMEDKYVVTQNIRDASIVIKNTKEPPLTLTIHLTSPLVREEMERATTGETLSVNDPPDVLDRQKCLTALASLRHAKWFQARANGLRSCVIVIRILRDLCARVPTWSPLRGWPLELICEKAIGTGNRPMGAGEALRRVLECLASGILMAGTDAYAAGISDPCEKESTDAIGHLDQQQREDITASAQHALRLSAFGQLHKVLGMDPLPSKMPKKPRSETPIDYTVQIPPSTAYAPPMKRPIEEEEGIDDKSPNKKKKKLQKKSPEEKAEPPQSMNALMRLNQLKPGLQYKLISQTGPVHVPVFTMAVEVDGKTFEASGPSKRTAKLHVAVKVLQDMGLPTGVELKTAEPVKSEEAVAATTVEELRPAVTPIEMTAATTGTANADSTDAAEAARQQGPILTKHGKNPVMELNEKRRGLKYELISETGGSHDKRFVMEVEIDGQKFQGTGSNKKVAKAYAALAALERLFPEGSVAEAAKKKKGPPMHTPGFGMMGASGVGDAATPRGRGRGGRGRGRGRGFNNGGGYGQGGGFGTYGYGNSANSGYSDFVSDCYGYHEFAT, encoded by the exons ATG CCTCCCCCAATGCGCCACCGCTCCATGCGAGTCTTCATGAATGATGACCGCCATGTTATGGCCAAACACTCCGCTATCTACCCAActcaggaggagctggagagcGTACAGAACATGGTGTCCCACACAGAGCGGGCCCTCAAGGCCGTCTCTGACTGGCTAGATAAGCAAGAGAAAGGATGTACTAAGTCTGACTcagacagcacagacactgATAAAGAGAG CGAGCACAAAGAACAGGCCACCCGTTCTCTGCGTGGCGTAATGAGGGTGGGCCTGGTTGCCAAGGGCCTGCTACTAAAGGGGGACCTGGACCTGGAGCTGGTGCTCCTCTGTAAGGACAAGCCTACCATCAGTCTGCTGAAGAAAGTGTCTGAAAACCTTGTTACGCAGCTCAAG CCTGTCATGGAAGACAAGTATGTGGTTACCCAGAATATCCGTGATGCCAGTATTGTAATCAAGAACACCAAGGAGccccctctcaccctcaccATCCACCTGACTTCCCCTTTGGTTCGTGAGGAGATGGAGAGGGCCACTACTGGAG AAACGCTTTCAGTCAACGATCCCCCGGATGTTCTGGACAGGCAGAAATGCCTAACTGCCTTGGCGTCTCTCCGCCACGCTAAGTGGTTCCAG GCTAGAGCCAATGGGCTGCGCTCCTGCGTCATCGTCATCCGTATCCTAAGGGACCTGTGCGCCCGTGTCCCCACGTGGTCTCCGCTTCGTGGCTGG CCACTGGAGCTGATCTGTGAGAAAGCCATCGGCACAGGAAACCGGCCCATGGGGGCAGGAGAAGCTCTGCGCAGAGTTTTAGAGTGTCTGGCTTCAGGAATCCTGATGGCAGGTACGGATGCAT ATGCTGCTGGAATCTCTGATCCATGTGAGAAGGAGTCCACAGATGCTATTGGTCACTTGGACCAACAGCAGAGGGAAGATATCACAGCCAGTGCACAA CATGCCTTAAGGCTGTCAGCTTTCGGACAGCTTCACAAAGTGCTCGGTATGGACCCTCTTCCCTCTAAGATGCCCAAGAAACCTCGCAGTGAGACTCCAATTGATTACACAG TACAAATCCCACCCAGTACAGCATATGCTCCACCAATGAAAAGGCCCatcgaggaggaggagggaatcGATGACAAGAGTCccaataagaagaagaaaaagctgcAAAAGAAAT CTCCAGAAGAGAAGGCTGAGCCTCCCCAGTCTATGAACGCCTTGATGAGGCTCAATCAGCTGAAGCCTGGTCTTCAGTACAAGTTGATATCCCAGACTGGCCCAGTTCATGTTCCCGTCTTCACTATGGCTGTAGAAGTGGATGGAAAAACATTTGAGGCTTCTGGTCCATCTAAACGCACTGCCAAGCTACATGTAGCTGTAAAG GTCCTCCAGGACATGGGTCTGCCCACAGGAGTGGAACTAAAGACTGCTGAACCGGTAAAATCGGAGGAAGCAGTCGCAGCTACCACTGTGGAAGAATTGAGGCCAGCAGTAACACCCATCGAAATGACTGCTGCCACCACAGGAACAGCCAATGCAGACAGTACTGATGCTGCAGAG GCTGCTCGCCAGCAGGGACCAATCCTCACGAAACACGGCAAAAACCCCGTGATGGAGCTGAACGAGAAGCGCCGTGGCCTGAAGTACGAACTCATCTCTGAGACCGGCGGCAGCCACGACAAGCGCTTCGTCATGGAGGTGGAGATTGATGGGCAGAAGTTCCAGGGGACTGGATCCAACAAGAAAGTGGCCAAGGCTTACGCTGCCCTGGCTGCTTTGGAGCGACTCTTCCCTGAGGGCTCCGTGGCTGAGGCtgctaagaaaaaaaagggaccaCCCATG CACACCCCAGGCTTCGGCATGATGGGAGCCTCTGGAGTCGGAGACGCAGCTACACCCAGGGGTAGAGGGAGAGGAGGGCGAGGTCGTGGAAGGGGCAGAGGCTTCAATAATGGTGGAGGCTATGGCcaaggag GTGGCTTTGGAACATATGGTTACGGGAACAGCGCTAACTCCGGATACA GTGACTTTGTCTCAGACTGCTATGGCTACCACGAGTTTGCAACATAG
- the ilf3b gene encoding interleukin enhancer-binding factor 3 homolog isoform X4, translating into MPPPMRHRSMRVFMNDDRHVMAKHSAIYPTQEELESVQNMVSHTERALKAVSDWLDKQEKGCTKSDSDSTDTDKESEHKEQATRSLRGVMRVGLVAKGLLLKGDLDLELVLLCKDKPTISLLKKVSENLVTQLKPVMEDKYVVTQNIRDASIVIKNTKEPPLTLTIHLTSPLVREEMERATTGETLSVNDPPDVLDRQKCLTALASLRHAKWFQARANGLRSCVIVIRILRDLCARVPTWSPLRGWPLELICEKAIGTGNRPMGAGEALRRVLECLASGILMADAAGISDPCEKESTDAIGHLDQQQREDITASAQHALRLSAFGQLHKVLGMDPLPSKMPKKPRSETPIDYTVQIPPSTAYAPPMKRPIEEEEGIDDKSPNKKKKKLQKKSPEEKAEPPQSMNALMRLNQLKPGLQYKLISQTGPVHVPVFTMAVEVDGKTFEASGPSKRTAKLHVAVKVLQDMGLPTGVELKTAEPVKSEEAVAATTVEELRPAVTPIEMTAATTGTANADSTDAAEAARQQGPILTKHGKNPVMELNEKRRGLKYELISETGGSHDKRFVMEVEIDGQKFQGTGSNKKVAKAYAALAALERLFPEGSVAEAAKKKKGPPMHTPGFGMMGASGVGDAATPRGRGRGGRGRGRGRGFNNGGGYGQGGGFGTYGYGNSANSGYSDFVSDCYGYHEFAT; encoded by the exons ATG CCTCCCCCAATGCGCCACCGCTCCATGCGAGTCTTCATGAATGATGACCGCCATGTTATGGCCAAACACTCCGCTATCTACCCAActcaggaggagctggagagcGTACAGAACATGGTGTCCCACACAGAGCGGGCCCTCAAGGCCGTCTCTGACTGGCTAGATAAGCAAGAGAAAGGATGTACTAAGTCTGACTcagacagcacagacactgATAAAGAGAG CGAGCACAAAGAACAGGCCACCCGTTCTCTGCGTGGCGTAATGAGGGTGGGCCTGGTTGCCAAGGGCCTGCTACTAAAGGGGGACCTGGACCTGGAGCTGGTGCTCCTCTGTAAGGACAAGCCTACCATCAGTCTGCTGAAGAAAGTGTCTGAAAACCTTGTTACGCAGCTCAAG CCTGTCATGGAAGACAAGTATGTGGTTACCCAGAATATCCGTGATGCCAGTATTGTAATCAAGAACACCAAGGAGccccctctcaccctcaccATCCACCTGACTTCCCCTTTGGTTCGTGAGGAGATGGAGAGGGCCACTACTGGAG AAACGCTTTCAGTCAACGATCCCCCGGATGTTCTGGACAGGCAGAAATGCCTAACTGCCTTGGCGTCTCTCCGCCACGCTAAGTGGTTCCAG GCTAGAGCCAATGGGCTGCGCTCCTGCGTCATCGTCATCCGTATCCTAAGGGACCTGTGCGCCCGTGTCCCCACGTGGTCTCCGCTTCGTGGCTGG CCACTGGAGCTGATCTGTGAGAAAGCCATCGGCACAGGAAACCGGCCCATGGGGGCAGGAGAAGCTCTGCGCAGAGTTTTAGAGTGTCTGGCTTCAGGAATCCTGATGGCAG ATGCTGCTGGAATCTCTGATCCATGTGAGAAGGAGTCCACAGATGCTATTGGTCACTTGGACCAACAGCAGAGGGAAGATATCACAGCCAGTGCACAA CATGCCTTAAGGCTGTCAGCTTTCGGACAGCTTCACAAAGTGCTCGGTATGGACCCTCTTCCCTCTAAGATGCCCAAGAAACCTCGCAGTGAGACTCCAATTGATTACACAG TACAAATCCCACCCAGTACAGCATATGCTCCACCAATGAAAAGGCCCatcgaggaggaggagggaatcGATGACAAGAGTCccaataagaagaagaaaaagctgcAAAAGAAAT CTCCAGAAGAGAAGGCTGAGCCTCCCCAGTCTATGAACGCCTTGATGAGGCTCAATCAGCTGAAGCCTGGTCTTCAGTACAAGTTGATATCCCAGACTGGCCCAGTTCATGTTCCCGTCTTCACTATGGCTGTAGAAGTGGATGGAAAAACATTTGAGGCTTCTGGTCCATCTAAACGCACTGCCAAGCTACATGTAGCTGTAAAG GTCCTCCAGGACATGGGTCTGCCCACAGGAGTGGAACTAAAGACTGCTGAACCGGTAAAATCGGAGGAAGCAGTCGCAGCTACCACTGTGGAAGAATTGAGGCCAGCAGTAACACCCATCGAAATGACTGCTGCCACCACAGGAACAGCCAATGCAGACAGTACTGATGCTGCAGAG GCTGCTCGCCAGCAGGGACCAATCCTCACGAAACACGGCAAAAACCCCGTGATGGAGCTGAACGAGAAGCGCCGTGGCCTGAAGTACGAACTCATCTCTGAGACCGGCGGCAGCCACGACAAGCGCTTCGTCATGGAGGTGGAGATTGATGGGCAGAAGTTCCAGGGGACTGGATCCAACAAGAAAGTGGCCAAGGCTTACGCTGCCCTGGCTGCTTTGGAGCGACTCTTCCCTGAGGGCTCCGTGGCTGAGGCtgctaagaaaaaaaagggaccaCCCATG CACACCCCAGGCTTCGGCATGATGGGAGCCTCTGGAGTCGGAGACGCAGCTACACCCAGGGGTAGAGGGAGAGGAGGGCGAGGTCGTGGAAGGGGCAGAGGCTTCAATAATGGTGGAGGCTATGGCcaaggag GTGGCTTTGGAACATATGGTTACGGGAACAGCGCTAACTCCGGATACA GTGACTTTGTCTCAGACTGCTATGGCTACCACGAGTTTGCAACATAG
- the ilf3b gene encoding interleukin enhancer-binding factor 3 homolog isoform X2 yields MPPPMRHRSMRVFMNDDRHVMAKHSAIYPTQEELESVQNMVSHTERALKAVSDWLDKQEKGCTKSDSDSTDTDKESEHKEQATRSLRGVMRVGLVAKGLLLKGDLDLELVLLCKDKPTISLLKKVSENLVTQLKPVMEDKYVVTQNIRDASIVIKNTKEPPLTLTIHLTSPLVREEMERATTGETLSVNDPPDVLDRQKCLTALASLRHAKWFQARANGLRSCVIVIRILRDLCARVPTWSPLRGWPLELICEKAIGTGNRPMGAGEALRRVLECLASGILMADAAGISDPCEKESTDAIGHLDQQQREDITASAQHALRLSAFGQLHKVLGMDPLPSKMPKKPRSETPIDYTVQIPPSTAYAPPMKRPIEEEEGIDDKSPNKKKKKLQKKSPEEKAEPPQSMNALMRLNQLKPGLQYKLISQTGPVHVPVFTMAVEVDGKTFEASGPSKRTAKLHVAVKVLQDMGLPTGVELKTAEPVKSEEAVAATTVEELRPAVTPIEMTAATTGTANADSTDAAEAARQQGPILTKHGKNPVMELNEKRRGLKYELISETGGSHDKRFVMEVEIDGQKFQGTGSNKKVAKAYAALAALERLFPEGSVAEAAKKKKGPPMHTPGFGMMGASGVGDAATPRGRGRGGRGRGRGRGFNNGGGYGQGGGFGTYGYGNSANSGYNYYNNGGTNGGAGASSSPSGGPPVSTSPGSAQGSYGTYYQNDGTYTATSAAKPHKKKPPMHKGTKSPFPGPPGVSGASAGGYQPSSPSGQGPYNQYGQGYGLGKKSFHQNQGGAGGYSYSTAYPSQVTGGAGGSQDYSYEGFNNQSNYNSQGAGGDNQGFGTNHSQYHNPVGYGRGDGNYQYR; encoded by the exons ATG CCTCCCCCAATGCGCCACCGCTCCATGCGAGTCTTCATGAATGATGACCGCCATGTTATGGCCAAACACTCCGCTATCTACCCAActcaggaggagctggagagcGTACAGAACATGGTGTCCCACACAGAGCGGGCCCTCAAGGCCGTCTCTGACTGGCTAGATAAGCAAGAGAAAGGATGTACTAAGTCTGACTcagacagcacagacactgATAAAGAGAG CGAGCACAAAGAACAGGCCACCCGTTCTCTGCGTGGCGTAATGAGGGTGGGCCTGGTTGCCAAGGGCCTGCTACTAAAGGGGGACCTGGACCTGGAGCTGGTGCTCCTCTGTAAGGACAAGCCTACCATCAGTCTGCTGAAGAAAGTGTCTGAAAACCTTGTTACGCAGCTCAAG CCTGTCATGGAAGACAAGTATGTGGTTACCCAGAATATCCGTGATGCCAGTATTGTAATCAAGAACACCAAGGAGccccctctcaccctcaccATCCACCTGACTTCCCCTTTGGTTCGTGAGGAGATGGAGAGGGCCACTACTGGAG AAACGCTTTCAGTCAACGATCCCCCGGATGTTCTGGACAGGCAGAAATGCCTAACTGCCTTGGCGTCTCTCCGCCACGCTAAGTGGTTCCAG GCTAGAGCCAATGGGCTGCGCTCCTGCGTCATCGTCATCCGTATCCTAAGGGACCTGTGCGCCCGTGTCCCCACGTGGTCTCCGCTTCGTGGCTGG CCACTGGAGCTGATCTGTGAGAAAGCCATCGGCACAGGAAACCGGCCCATGGGGGCAGGAGAAGCTCTGCGCAGAGTTTTAGAGTGTCTGGCTTCAGGAATCCTGATGGCAG ATGCTGCTGGAATCTCTGATCCATGTGAGAAGGAGTCCACAGATGCTATTGGTCACTTGGACCAACAGCAGAGGGAAGATATCACAGCCAGTGCACAA CATGCCTTAAGGCTGTCAGCTTTCGGACAGCTTCACAAAGTGCTCGGTATGGACCCTCTTCCCTCTAAGATGCCCAAGAAACCTCGCAGTGAGACTCCAATTGATTACACAG TACAAATCCCACCCAGTACAGCATATGCTCCACCAATGAAAAGGCCCatcgaggaggaggagggaatcGATGACAAGAGTCccaataagaagaagaaaaagctgcAAAAGAAAT CTCCAGAAGAGAAGGCTGAGCCTCCCCAGTCTATGAACGCCTTGATGAGGCTCAATCAGCTGAAGCCTGGTCTTCAGTACAAGTTGATATCCCAGACTGGCCCAGTTCATGTTCCCGTCTTCACTATGGCTGTAGAAGTGGATGGAAAAACATTTGAGGCTTCTGGTCCATCTAAACGCACTGCCAAGCTACATGTAGCTGTAAAG GTCCTCCAGGACATGGGTCTGCCCACAGGAGTGGAACTAAAGACTGCTGAACCGGTAAAATCGGAGGAAGCAGTCGCAGCTACCACTGTGGAAGAATTGAGGCCAGCAGTAACACCCATCGAAATGACTGCTGCCACCACAGGAACAGCCAATGCAGACAGTACTGATGCTGCAGAG GCTGCTCGCCAGCAGGGACCAATCCTCACGAAACACGGCAAAAACCCCGTGATGGAGCTGAACGAGAAGCGCCGTGGCCTGAAGTACGAACTCATCTCTGAGACCGGCGGCAGCCACGACAAGCGCTTCGTCATGGAGGTGGAGATTGATGGGCAGAAGTTCCAGGGGACTGGATCCAACAAGAAAGTGGCCAAGGCTTACGCTGCCCTGGCTGCTTTGGAGCGACTCTTCCCTGAGGGCTCCGTGGCTGAGGCtgctaagaaaaaaaagggaccaCCCATG CACACCCCAGGCTTCGGCATGATGGGAGCCTCTGGAGTCGGAGACGCAGCTACACCCAGGGGTAGAGGGAGAGGAGGGCGAGGTCGTGGAAGGGGCAGAGGCTTCAATAATGGTGGAGGCTATGGCcaaggag GTGGCTTTGGAACATATGGTTACGGGAACAGCGCTAACTCCGGATACA ATTACTACAACAATGGTGGCACAAACGGAGGAGCCGGGGCATCAAGCAGCCCATCAGGTGGCCCTCCGGTCAGCACATCACCAGGATCAGCACAGGGTTCCTACGGCACATACTACCAGAATGACGGAACGTACACTGCCACGTCTGCTGCAAAACCCCACAAAAAGAAACCCCCCATGCACAAAGGAACCAAGTCACCTTTTCCAGGTCCTCCAGGTGTAAGCGGTGCATCCGCAGGAGGCTACCAGCCCAGCAGCCCCTCAGGGCAGGGCCCTTATAACCAGTATGGCCAGGGCTATGGGCTGGGAAAGAAGAGTTTCCACCAGAACCAGGGGGGCGCCGGTGGATACTCGTACAGCACCGCCTACCCGAGCCAGGTGACGGGGGGTGCTGGGGGTAGCCAAGACTACAGTTATGAAG
- the LOC128378362 gene encoding prostaglandin E2 receptor EP1 subtype-like, producing the protein MLAMQHYNTSGIIASFPLSNQTTMVQEPGVNAVSHDATNQSNPTGAGISMTLGILFNVVALFILAKAYNRFRRRSKATFLLFASSLVATDLAGHVIPGALVLSRYSEGIGSKGDPARSSQSNPDASCLFLGSCMVFFGLCPLFLGCAMAAERCLGVTKPLLHARLVTTARTKIALALIWLLALCVALLPFFGLGEYTHQHPGSWCFIRVMENTQATDLAFVILFSGLALSSLASAFVCNTISGITLVRARLKKKSSSRRSSARSHDTEMVVQLVGIMVTSCICWSPLLIFGLMSATRSYRNTLGGDIGTYRSLMVTGVRMATCNQILDPWVYILLRRAILRKIYRITKRQASFKTSKFYSVRWDVNSFQSSEKNSVKKI; encoded by the exons ATGCTGGCAATGCAGCACTACAACACTTCGGGCATTATCGCCTCCTTTCCCCTCTCTAACCAAACCACCATGGTGCAGGAGCCTGGGGTGAATGCTGTATCCCATGATGCCACCAATCAGTCCAATCCCACAGGCGCCGGCATCAGTATGACTCTGGGCATACTATTCAACGTGGTGGCCCTCTTCATTCTAGCCAAGGCTTACAACCGTTTCCGTCGCCGTTCAAAGGCCACATTCCTGCTCTTTGCAAGCTCCCTGGTGGCTACAGACCTGGCTGGACATGTTATACCCGGAGCCCTTGTGCTGAGCAGGTACTCAGAAGGCATTGGGTCAAAAGGTGATCCTGCCCGCAGCTCTCAAAGCAATCCTGATGCCTCTTGTCTGTTTCTGGGGAGTTGCATGGTGTTCTTTGGCCTGTGCCCACTCTTCCTAGGCTGTGCCATGGCTGCTGAGCGTTGCCTGGGCGTCACAAAGCCTCTGCTGCATGCTCGTCTGGTGACCACAGCACGGACAAAGATAGCACTAGCCCTGATCTGGCTACTGGCTTTATGCGTGGCCCTTCTACCCTTCTTCGGATTAGGTGAGTACACCCACCAACACCCGGGGTCATGGTGCTTTATCAGGGTGATGGAAAACACTCAAGCGACCGATCTGGCCTTTGTGATACTGTTCTCTGGACTGGCTTTGAGCTCTCTGGCCTCGGCCTTTGTGTGCAATACCATCAGTGGGATCACACTAGTGAGAGCCAGACTAAAGAAGAAGTCCAGCTCCCGACGCAGCTCGGCTAGGTCGCATGACACTGAGATGGTAGTCCAGCTGGTTGGCATCATGGTGACCTCCTGCATCTGCTGGAGCCCTCTGCTG ATCTTTGGACTGATGTCAGCCACACGGTCCTACAGGAATACCCTGGGCGGTGACATAGGCACTTATAGGAGCCTGATGGTGACAGGGGTCAGGATGGCAACCTGTAACCAGATCCTGGACCCGTGGGTCTACATTCTACTGCGGCGTGCCATCCTCAGGAAGATCTACCGCATCACTAAAAGGCAGGCCAGTTTCAAGACAAGCAAGTTCTACTCCGTCCGCTGGGATGTCAACTCCTTTCAGAGCTCAGAGAAGAACAGTGTTAAAAAGATTTAA